One genomic window of Mauremys mutica isolate MM-2020 ecotype Southern unplaced genomic scaffold, ASM2049712v1 000542F_np12_subseq_164554:174043_obj, whole genome shotgun sequence includes the following:
- the LOC123357359 gene encoding LOW QUALITY PROTEIN: uncharacterized protein LOC123357359 (The sequence of the model RefSeq protein was modified relative to this genomic sequence to represent the inferred CDS: deleted 1 base in 1 codon) produces the protein MVERLPDEPPDWGHTKPEDQKKHHDYAMAVVQGMKRCIRKTPNWAKLYNVRQEKNENPAAFYERLCDTCRRYTDLNPEDDNGKWVLTPPFIGQSYEDIRRRLQKLDGASGKNIEELLGIAMKVYDRRDDKEQKKGARVLAMALREGREEKGGKAKGRPGSLEHQGVNEAYLPGINARVWAEEGGHARARNASPIHITLKEGSCPVRIRQYPLKLTTRIGLKPLIQKFVQCGWLREGTSPYNTPIMGVPKPNGQYRLVQDLRQVNKLIEAPYPVVPNPHTILGQIPRNHGWFSVIDLKNAFFSIPLDQESQKLFAFEWEDPDTHYKAQYLWTVVPQGLTCAPEIFGSQLRRDLAPFLARHPACNIVQYCNDLLLSTETEQTCKEQTVELLNFLGAQGYKASREKAQLVRQQVTFLGYHLSQGSRSLSNDRIQAILDSPQPQNPRELKAFLGLTGFCRLWIPDYGGKARPLYEALTKEGLLHWRWTKEKEKAFQELKKALVQPPALALPDPRKPFTLYVHERAGVASGVLCQKSGPTWRPIGYYSRVLDPVARGWPACLRAVAATALLVQEAEKLTLGGDTEVVVPHGVPQILGTGAGDRHLNPSRHTKYERTNQKGSGPPVPMGGQPWAAYPFQRWQVDFAEVPPCRGYKYLLVFVDQLTGWVECFPTRHCQARAVTKALIHEILPRFHLPEVIESDRGSHFISQVVQQVAQALGIQWKLHTPWRPQSSGQVERMNRTLKDTLTKLCMESGLKWPDALPLALTRIRRAPPQGLRLSPFELVFGFPPRVLIPGFREDVNWEVGNDSLWKQVSALQSVLFQLHQYAAPFQALPLDRPVHSFQIGDQVLIKKWKRDPLTSRWEGPYTVSLISQAAVKVLGNDKWTHCTQVKRFASSDPEDDSTEEDNSPLLAPAPDARGDTGEDSNWEYQGLEGLKGLFKRRKQ, from the exons ATGGTTGAACGGCTCCCTGATGAGCCACCCGACTGGGGGCATACAAAGCCTGAAGATCAGAAAAAGCATCATGACTATGCCATGGCAGTGGTACAGGGAATGAAACGCTGTATTCGGAAAACCCCAAATTGGGCCAAATTGTATAATGTTAGACAGGAAAAGAACGAGAATCCAGCCGCTTTTTATGAGCGCCTGTGCGACACCTGTAGGAGGTATACCGACCTCAATCCAGAGGATGACAATGGAAAGTGGGTGTTAACCCCCCCCTTCATTGGACAGTCCTATGAGGATATCAGGAGGAGGTTGCAAAAGCTAGATGGGGCATCGGGCAAAAACATAGAGGAACTTCTGGGGATTGCGATGAAAGTTTACGATCGCAGGGACGATAAAGAGCAGAAGAAAGGGGCTCGCGTGCTGGCGATGGCcctgagagagggaagagaggaaaaGGGGGGCAAGGCAAAAGGACGACCAGGGTCATTAG AACACCAAGGGGTTAACGAGGCTTACCTGCCGGGAATCAACGCCAGAGTCTGGGCCGAGGAGGGAGGCCATGCCCGAGCCAGAAACGCCTCACCGATACACATCACCCTTAAGGAAGGGAGTTGCCCAGTCCGAATTCGACAGTATCCCCTCAAGCTGACCACTCGAATTGGGTTAAAACCTCTGATTCAAAAGTTTGTACAATGCGGGTGGCTAAGGGAAGGCACTTCCCCGTATAATACCCCGATAATGGGAGTGCCTAAACCTAATGGGCAATACCGACTAGTGCAGGATTTACGGCAGGTTAATAAGCTCATAGAAGCGCCCTACCCCGTTGTCCCGAACCCCCATACGATTCTAGGGCAAATACCGAGAAACCATGGTTGGTTCTCCgtaatagatttaaaaaatgctttcttttctattcCCCTTGATCAGGAATCTCAAAAGCTGTTTGCCTTTGAGTGGGAGGATCCCGATACCCACTACAAAGCCCAATACCTCTGGACGGTTGTTCCGCAGGGTCTTACCTGTGCGCCTGAAATTTTTGGTAGCCAGCTACGGAGGGACCTCGCTCCCTTCCTAGCTCGTCACCCTGCGTGCAACATAGTCCAGTACTGCAATGATTTACTTTTAAGTACTGAGACGGAACAGACTTGTAAAGAACAAACTGTAGAACTCCTTAACTTCCTAGGGGCGCAGGGATACAAAGCCTCTAGAGAAAAAGCACAATTAGTTAGACAGCAGGTTACTTTTCTAGGCTACCACCTTAGTCAGGGAAGTCGTAGTTTGAGTAACGATAGAATCCAAGCTATACTCGACAGCCCTCAGCCCCAGAATCCTAGAGAATTAAAAGCTTTCCTGGGACTGACCGGCTTTTGCCGACTCTGGATCCCTGACTATGGGGGAAAGGCCAGACCACTCTATGAGGCCCTTACTAAAGAAGGTTTGTTGCATTGGAGGTGGactaaggaaaaagaaaaagcattTCAAGAGCTTAAAAAGGCCTTGGTTCAACCTCCTGCTCTGGCTCTCCCAGATCCACGGAAGCCATTCACCCTATATGTCCACGAAAGAGCCGGGGTAGCATCTGGAGTCCTCTGCCAAAAGTCAGGACCGACCTGGAGACCCATCGGTTATTATTCCAGAGTCTTAGACCCAGTTGCTAGGGGctggccagcctgcttgcgagCTGTTGCAGCAACCGCTCTTCTTGTACAGGAAGCCGAAAAGTTAACCCTGGGTGGAGACACTGAGGTGGTGGTACCTCACGGAGTACCCCAGATACTAGGGACAGGGGCGGGGGACAGACACCTGAACCCCAGTCGGCACACTAAATATGAG CGCACAAACCAAAAAGGATCTGGCCCCCCTGTCCCAATGGGAGGCCAACCCTGGGCTGCCTACCCCTTCCAAAGGTGGCAAGTGGACTTCGCTGAAGTACCTCCTTGCCGAGGCTACAAATACTTGCTTGTTTTTGTAGACCAACTCACTGGGTGGGTGGAGTGTTTCCCCACCCGACATTGCCAGGCTCGGGCGGTTACCAAGGCCCTGATACACGAAATACTTCCCAGGTTCCACCTCCCCGAGGTAATTGAGTCAGACCGGGGAAGTCATTTCATCTCCCAAGTGGTTCAACAGGTAGCACAGGCCCTCGGTATCCAGTGGAAATTGCATACGCCCTGGAGGCCACAAAGTTCAGGTCAGGTAGAAAGGATGAACAGGACCCTCAAGGATACTCTTACAAAACTCTGCATGGAGTCCGGTTTAAAGTGGCCTGATGCCCTACCGCTTGCTCTTACCCGCATTCGAAGGGCCCCCCCGCAA GGTCTGAGACTTTCGCCCTTTGAATTGGTTTTCGGGTTCCCTCCCCGAGTACTCATCCCCGGGTTTCGGGAGGATGTAAACTGGGAGGTAGGGAACGACTCCTTGTGGAAACAGGTCTCTGCGCTGCAATCTGTCTTGTTTCAGCTACACCAATACGCAGCGCCCTTCCAGGCTCTTCCCTTGGATCGACCTGTGCATTCGTTCCAGATCGGTGACCAGGTCCTTATTAAGAAGTGGAAGCGTGATCCTCTCACATCACGGTGGGAAGGCCCATATACTGTTTCACTCATCAGCCAAGCCGCCGTTAAGGTTCTTGGGAACGACAAGTGGACCCACTGCACGCAAGTTAAACGATTCGCAAGCTCGGATCCAGAGGACGACTCAACCGAAGAGGACAACAGCCCTCTGCTCGCCCCGGCTCCGGACGCCCGGGGTGACACAGGTGAAGACTCCAACTGGGAGTATCAAGGACTGGAGGGCCTAAAGGGACTTTTCAAAAGAAGGAAACAATGA